Proteins from a single region of Eremothecium gossypii ATCC 10895 chromosome VI, complete sequence:
- a CDS encoding uncharacterized protein (Syntenic homolog of Saccharomyces cerevisiae YGR130C) — MSIALFKKKLKPADPFEELSGLPEEKKKDPTEFLRQSHHPPTGGAAVTGDASHDEYYSPFRDAIAVEEAQRLRNLKFPTTGTHVTEEARRRVPDIDEPKRFSTVDERQRQQLQELELKEGQLRLYKESQKIVDVRGKSDVTQRRAAQNTSKTSTTTGDKGALGDDDAVLVDYKSVLIVYPSGTYDGAYGPVTDRLGGDAKATTQKDVSDVSVQAADKDSEEGKPLLERSSTKRAAETTERRHSAGPLSNIMSHMPFKLQKGGKLGGLFKHHDKEQLLVPNGTPEEPEVVLLTNRGYMSKAVYDRLNDEEKAHLGRLVNSDEDAAQDYQLVSQHYEKEIADLDAEISKLRADITALQAETEGQIDGLEASLSKNIQDMKAENADKQHVLHEQAEAQRAEQLADKEEIVHQNQELQPEIDRLRKLKENTAVEITECQARIDQLQQQLDAQSRELRLVTDQQAEVSVVLATLQEQKAQLEREVADSNEFTKRNREALERLNQTDYTATVREIDAKNSEILTEIAKIRQEIEFQRKELVALKERPQRTAASSFQGVATAVPVARHGTNDVKPFATASADPNSSALKNLSSGPSTNKESSLYDNETADEVIVTEGDSKPSRLIVLPDN, encoded by the coding sequence ATGTCTATAGCGCTTTTCAAGAAGAAGTTGAAGCCCGCGGATCCTTTTGAGGAACTGTCCGGGCTTCcggaggagaagaagaaggaccCCACGGAGTTCCTCAGACAAAGCCACCACCCACCGACTGGTGGTGCCGCTGTGACGGGGGATGCCTCGCACGACGAGTACTATTCGCCGTTCCGGGATGCGATTGCCGTTGAAGAGGCGCAGCGGCTCCGGAACCTGAAATTCCCCACGACGGGCACGCACGTGACGGAAGAGGCTAGGCGCCGCGTGCCTGATATTGACGAGCCCAAGCGCTTCAGCACTGTGGATGagcggcagcgccagcagctgcaggagtTGGAGCTGAAGGAGGGCCAGCTGCGGCTCTACAAGGAATCGCAGAAGATTGTGGATGTGCGGGGCAAGTCCGATGTGACTCAGCGGCGAGCAGCGCAGAACACGTCCAAGACGAGTACCACCACGGGAGACAAGGGCGCCCTGGGAGATGATGACGCCGTTCTAGTGGACTACAAGTCGGTGCTCATTGTTTACCCCTCGGGGACGTATGATGGTGCCTACGGTCCAGTGACCGACCGCTTGGGCGGCGACGCCAAGGCGACCACTCAGAAGGACGTGAGCGACGTGTCTGTGCAGGCCGCGGACAAGGACTCTGAGGAGGGCAAGCCTCTCTTGGAGCGCTCTTCTACCAAGCGTGCGGCAGAGACAACCGAAAGGAGACACTCTGCGGGACCACTGTCCAACATCATGTCCCACATGCCTTTCAAGTTGCAGAAGGGCGGCAAGCTTGGCGGGCTCTTCAAACATCACGACAAGGAGCAACTGCTCGTGCCCAACGGCACGCCAGAGGAGCCGGAAGTTGTTCTGCTCACCAACCGCGGCTACATGTCCAAGGCTGTCTATGACCGCCTCAACGATGAAGAGAAGGCGCATCTTGGCCGTCTAGTGAACTCTGATGAGGACGCTGCACAGGACTACCAGCTTGTGTCGCAACATTATGAAAAGGAGATTGCAGACCTTGATGCTGAGATTTCTAAGCTGAGGGCGGACATCACCGCTCTGCAGGCCGAGACGGAGGGCCAAATAGACGGTTTGGAGGCCTCGCTATCGAAGAACATACAGGATATGAAGGCCGAAAATGCGGACAAGCAGCACGTTCTTCACGAACAAGCTGAAGCCCAGCGAGCtgagcagctggcggaTAAGGAGGAAATTGTCCATCAGAACCAGGAGCTGCAGCCAGAAATTGACCGGTTGCGTAAGCTGAAGGAAAACACCGCTGTTGAGATAACCGAATGCCAGGCGCGGATCGACCAgttgcagcagcagctagACGCCCAATCGCGCGAGCTACGTCTGGTGACAGACCAGCAGGCCGAGGTTAGTGTCGTGCTTGCTACTCTCCAGGAGCAGAAGGCACAACTTGAGCGCGAGGTAGCAGACTCCAACGAGTTCACCAAGCGGAACAGAGAAGCACTCGAGCGTCTCAACCAAACGGACTACACTGCTACCGTGCGTGAGATAGACGCCAAGAATTCCGAGATCCTGACCGAGATTGCGAAGATCAGGCAGGAAATCGAGTTCCAGAGGAAGGAACTTGTCGCCCTCAAGGAGCGTCCGCAGAGGACTGCGGCGTCGTCGTTTCAGGGCGTGGCAACCGCTGTGCCCGTTGCCAGACACGGTACGAATGACGTGAAGCCCTTTGCTACCGCCTCCGCAGACCCTAACTCGTCCGCCCTCAAAAACCTCTCCAGCGGCCCAAGCACGAACAAGGAGAGCTCTCTCTATGACAACGAAACTGCAGACGAGGTCATTGTCACAGAGGGCGACAGCAAGCCATCGAGGTTGATTGTTCTCCCAGACAACTGA
- a CDS encoding AFR311Cp (NOHBY636; No homolog in Saccharomyces cerevisiae) — protein MPYPSAPRSPFLSTSTRPLRRTLLRSVSASKASDATIARSAHLLPNRDSLRGGLLWQRCRRIFEPLLSPRALECIVGDSRALDCPKRHVNILTQSRDRTSVRKCSRSPPLPDDEPLFQEQQTTAREHPGTQQDVENRRSDELYFRKGHT, from the coding sequence ATGCCCTACCCGTCAGCTCCTCGTTCGCCATTCTTGTCCACCAGCACTCGCCCGCTACGTCGTACTCTACTGCGATCAGTTTCCGCTAGCAAAGCGAGCGACGCAACCATTGCTCGTTCCGCTCATCTGCTGCCTAACCGGGACTCTCTTCGCGGCGGTTTGCTCTGGCagcgctgccgccgcatCTTCGAGCCTCTATTGTCCCCTCGAGCCCTAGAATGCATCGTTGGGGATTCTCGTGCGCTCGACTGCCCGAAACGGCATGTAAACATTCTGACtcagtcacgtgaccgcaCCTCAGTCCGGAAATGCTCCCGGTCGCCACCATTACCGGACGACGAACCCCTTTTTCAGGAACAGCAAACTACCGCTCGAGAGCATCCAGGGACGCAGCAAGACGTTGAGAACCGACGTTCCGATGAATTGTATTTCAGGAAGGGGCATACATGA
- the FHN1 gene encoding Fhn1p (Syntenic homolog of Saccharomyces cerevisiae YPR149W (NCE102) and YGR131W (FHN1)), with protein MLSILDNSLRAVNFVFLIIVLGLTGSLIHGQRNSHSRVNFGLFTAVFALVTDSFYSIVANFISAFAWPIITIALDVLNLIFTFAAATALGQSIGAHSCSNRGFLDGNTISEQSTDRCRKVQASSTFLFFSFFIFLAKAVFSGLNIFSSGAFSSGGSKRGGGVPTISQV; from the coding sequence ATGCTTTCAATCCTAGATAACTCTCTGCGTGCGGTGAACTTCGTGTTCCTAATTATAGTGCTCGGGCTGACGGGCTCGTTGATCCACGGACAACGGAACTCCCACTCGCGCGTGAACTTCGGGCTGTTCACGGCGGTGTTCGCGTTGGTGACGGACTCCTTCTACTCGATCGTGGCTAATTTCATCTCTGCCTTTGCGTGGCCCATCATCACCATTGCACTGGACGTGCTCAACCTGATTTTCACCTTCGCCGCTGCGACCGCGCTGGGCCAGTCAATTGGTGCACACTCGTGCAGCAACCGTGGTTTCTTGGATGGAAACACCATCTCTGAGCAGTCGACGGACAGGTGCCGCAAGGTGCAGGCTTCATCTACGTTTTTgttcttctccttcttcaTTTTCTTGGCCAAGGCGGTCTTCTCTGGCTTGAACATCTTCTCCAGCGGCGCCTTCAGCTCTGGCGGCTCCAAGCGCGGTGGCGGTGTCCCAACCATCTCTCAGGTCTGA
- the PHB1 gene encoding prohibitin subunit PHB1 (Syntenic homolog of Saccharomyces cerevisiae YGR132C (PHB1)): MSRLADSLVRLTLPLTPIALAFSAVQFSMYDVRGGTRAIIFDRISGVKPDVVGEGTHFLIPWLQKAIIFDVRTKPRNIATNTGTKDLQMVSLTLRVLHRPDVMALSRIYRELGPDYDERVLPSIGNEVLKAIVAQFNASELITQRELVSQQIRNELARRASEFNIRLEDVSITHMTFGQEFTKAVEQKQIAQQESDRAKFVVERAEQERRAAVIRAEGEAEAAEHISKALQKAGDGLLMIRRLEASKGIAETLANSPNVTYLPSKGQAADSGAPNSLLLNLGR; the protein is encoded by the coding sequence ATGAGCAGACTAGCAGATTCTCTAGTGAGGCTGACGCTGCCACTAACGCCGATTGCGCTTGCGTTCAGCGCGGTGCAGTTTTCCATGTACGATGTGCGGGGCGGCACGCGCGCCATCATCTTTGACCGGATTAGCGGTGTCAAGCCGGACGTTGTGGGCGAGGGCACCCACTTCCTGATCCCATGGCTGCAGAAGGCGATCATATTCGACGTGCGGACCAAGCCGCGCAACATCGCGACCAATACGGGGACCAAGGACCTGCAGATGGTATCGCTGACGTTGCGGGTGCTGCACCGGCCGGACGTAATGGCGCTCTCGCGCATCTACCGGGAGCTGGGGCCGGACTACGACGAGCGGGTTCTGCCCTCGATCGGGAACGAGGTGCTCAAGGCGATTGTAGCGCAGTTCAACGCGTCCGAGCTGATCACGCAGCGGGAGTTGGTGTCGCAGCAGATCCGCAACGAGCTGGCCCGGCGCGCAAGTGAGTTCAACATCCGCCTTGAGGACGTCTCCATCACGCACATGACGTTCGGGCAGGAGTTCACCAAGGCTGTGGAGCAGAAGCAGATCGCGCAGCAGGAGTCGGACCGCGCCAAGTTCGTGGTGGAGCGTGCCGAGCAGGagcgccgcgcagccgtCATCCGCGCCGAGGGCGAGGCCGAGGCCGCGGAGCACATTTCCAAGGCGCTGCAGAAAGCGGGCGATGGCTTGCTGATGATCCGCCGGCTCGAAGCATCGAAGGGCATCGCGGAGACCCTGGCGAACTCGCCCAACGTCACCTACCTGCCCTCGAAGGGCCAGGCAGCGGACTCGGGCGCCCCTAACTCGCTGCTCCTTAACCTGGGCAGGTGA
- the PEX4 gene encoding E2 ubiquitin-protein ligase peroxin 4 (Syntenic homolog of Saccharomyces cerevisiae YGR133W (PEX4)): MRRILREYKQLQKQLALHPAVLSLAPVGEENGDLHRWEAHFQGPENTPYAGFTFTLRINVPETYPNEPPKCSFPPHHICHPNIKWSTGEVCLDLLKHEAWSPVYNLLQVVEAISTLLAEPGVDSPLDVDLSRLYTTDRAAYDGVVNYRLRTRPQP; encoded by the coding sequence ATGAGGAGGATCCTGAGGGAATAcaagcagctgcagaagcagcTGGCTCTGCATCCAGCCGTGCTGTCGCTGGCGCCGGTGGGGGAGGAGAATGGGGACCTCCACCGATGGGAAGCGCACTTCCAAGGCCCGGAGAACACGCCGTACGCGGGCTTCACGTTCACGCTTCGGATCAATGTGCCGGAGACATACCCCAACGAGCCACCCAAGTGCAGCTTTCCGCCGCACCACATCTGCCACCCCAACATCAAGTGGTCGACGGGGGAGGTGTGTCTTGATCTGTTGAAGCACGAGGCCTGGTCGCCGGTGTAcaacctgctgcaggtggTCGAGGCCATCAGCACCCTGCTGGCGGAGCCGGGCGTGGACTCGCCGCTCGACGTGGACCTCTCCCGCCTATACACGACAGACCGCGCTGCCTATGATGGGGTCGTGAACTACCGGCTGCGGACTCGCCCTCAGCCGTAG
- the SUE1 gene encoding Sue1p (Syntenic homolog of Saccharomyces cerevisiae YPR151C (SUE1)) gives MSRQQFFRMLPRVPSTQHLPADKVRLDILFSRHRPLTYPVSQNPLIRRRPALLSFLADPAESTKRDDGSRGNTSARG, from the coding sequence ATGAGCAGGCAGCAGTTCTTCCGCATGCTCCCCCGCGTTCCTTCCACACAGCACCTCCCCGCGGACAAAGTGCGGCTCGACATACTCTTTAGTAGACACAGGCCACTGACCTATCCAGTCTCCCAGAACCCTCTGATCCGCCGCCGGCCGGCCCTACTGTCATTTCTCGCTGATCCCGCAGAGAGCACGAAGCGCGACGACGGCAGCCGCGGCAACACGAGCGCTAGGGGATAG
- the CAF130 gene encoding CCR4-NOT core subunit CAF130 (Syntenic homolog of Saccharomyces cerevisiae YGR134W (CAF130)) — protein MVKKNKVKSDTPTVVSPLASVIHTYKPSIQSLLELNVQEGDPHFELMIVEKVVVTLFMTRGGNSILHLLYDLSCGRIKLSEYRQSLKVRSNVHQWKTCYKEWGSRRDTLSRFLDFCLRNEDCALDYTEYGRVMRKLPLQFLLPAGLHAYVLDEGYNLLLDYIINSRLMWEELLIQGIPRLLPELIEDYNRVFEFNGYYTWYGGAPSGAGAANSTRELHTKVLYALFDKLTVAKELLPRLNATVWSHSWPPMYHKHGINEFSNEEEDLYDFDSELEGDSWPQHKSSAKEQVYTFELNRDGSLEFPNVFLHTRRRHETLYRILGLPNRECPLLRAQFMTLCALVDPITQPPPTEKHIISIDLIYQMFLGSISSLLESSLRGQDWRFHVCHNLQKIILATMKRLNCHDSEVLNSINNSDETVHWNVNIGKWTPRGLNTQDLELLYMVDMLGIYTIYQLYSDLPVQMNPFLPLSFHLWKNLTNVLLLGLEIDRFEEDRETFSTPIIVRATIRGSAALRSVVATMINSHFSIKEHDFKHEPINLFMSPHGRKLCQGALYADVRSHAAAMLALGIELNDVTDLLSDLQPGDRFDDDVKYMFDYEYDDYNAIDPEQLYDENEEDLERLEEIQQRERIKDMRGYYKRCHCVFDDDELLSDEEGTDTGEHTDNHITETVQSAPLNLVTGVSTSGPQKVAVRSRDYVEFDFNGKDWRDIPRGMNFYYVEDYVFVNKLHADVLHYLMKEATSKKLESNQSSFILRSVATCIKLEQEKTMVHDAIFKSKDKSPLSASGSEGSNGLTSDFIYEKWCEDALFEKMMYYNNDLVWRMMDEMLMCSGYRRVLIWFITHLELSHSVIHYIFELVMGMRGNVAYKDLEEEYIINRNLDLLDSFSLGSSCIPASIPFSRQGPIVLSTIEVNMLLQEFFINAAIYFSNYLRDTASYEHLDVEQPEEQTEIEEGEAEDEIADERLTASSHVLGLMKLLCFMVDMLIEKKKLDFTDSEYLFELQTLLMNWIGLVPEARTLFFKLKSTLLNSSALNGSALSHLEGELASNDNDDSEPVDTAEDAGPMDKSNGLDGLPLCDIGALTNGQPTSAANSAPNGMSESNISYCNQMLIKLLPPHSADENAAVTALRSFIAKHPLTTKTAIFGRRVIYQDNAIMGLYMADKELQQREFLAEFGIDYNAVANNNSDAEVSS, from the coding sequence ATGGTCAAGAAGAACAAGGTGAAGTCGGATACGCCGACCGTTGTGAGTCCGCTTGCGTCGGTGATCCATACATATAAGCCTAGCATTCAGTCTTTGCTGGAGCTGAATGTACAAGAGGGTGACCCTCACTTTGAACTTATGATAGTGGAGAAGGTGGTGGTGACACTCTTCATGACACGGGGAGGCAATAGTATACTACATCTGCTGTACGACCTCTCTTGCGGACGCATCAAGCTGTCCGAGTACAGGCAATCACTGAAGGTACGATCGAATGTCCACCAGTGGAAGACATGCTACAAGGAGTGGGGGAGCCGGCGGGACACACTGTCGCGTTTTCTGGATTTTTGTCTGCGGAATGAGGACTGTGCGCTAGACTACACTGAGTACGGGCGTGTGATGCGGAAGCTGCCGTTGCAGTTTCTGCTACCAGCGGGCCTGCACGCGTATGTGCTTGACGAAGGATACAATCTTCTCCTTGATTATATTATTAATAGCAGATTGATGTGggaggagctgctgatACAGGGCATTCCGCGGCTACTGCCGGAGCTGATAGAGGACTACAATCGAGTGTTCGAGTTCAATGGCTACTACACCTGGTACGGTGGCGCCCCGAGCGGGGCAGGCGCCGCCAATTCGACACGAGAGCTCCACACTAAAGTGCTGTATGCATTGTTTGATAAACTTACAGTAGCGAaagagctgctgccgcgTTTGAATGCAACTGTCTGGAGCCATTCTTGGCCTCCTATGTACCACAAGCACGGCATTAACGAATTTTCGAACGAAGAAGAGGATCTATACGACTTCGATTCAGAATTAGAGGGCGATAGCTGGCCACAGCACAAGTCATCCGCTAAAGAGCAGGTGTATACTTTTGAGCTGAATAGAGATGGCTCACTAGAGTTTCCGAATGTGTTTTTGCATACTAGGAGGAGGCATGAGACGCTTTACAGGATACTAGGTCTGCCCAATAGAGAATGCCCGCTTCTGCGAGCCCAATTCATGACGTTGTGTGCGTTAGTGGATCCCATAACCCAACCTCCACCCACAGAAAAGCATATAATATCCATTGACTTAATTTATCAGATGTTCCTGGGGTCAATTTCATCATTACTGGAGTCATCGCTCAGGGGCCAAGATTGGAGGTTTCATGTTTGTCATAACTTACAGAAAATTATTTTAGCCACAATGAAAAGGTTGAATTGTCATGATAGTGAAGTGCTGAATTCGATTAATAACAGTGATGAAACAGTACATTGGAATGTTAACATCGGAAAGTGGACCCCTCGAGGCCTCAATACACAAGACTTGGAATTACTGTACATGGTAGACATGTTGGGTATATACACTATCTACCAGTTATACTCTGATCTACCTGTTCAGATGAATCCTTTTCTACCGCTGAGCTTTCATTTATGGAAGAATCTAACCAATGTTCTACTCCTGGGCCTTGAAATAGATCGGTTTGAGGAAGATCGAGAGACCTTCAGCACACCCATTATAGTACGTGCGACCATAAGGGGATCCGCAGCATTACGAAGTGTGGTTGCAACAATGATTAACAGCCACTTTTCGATTAAGGAACATGATTTTAAGCATGAGCCCATAAATTTGTTTATGTCGCCACACGGAAGGAAACTTTGTCAAGGTGCTCTCTATGCCGATGTCCGATCACACGCGGCTGCAATGCTCGCTCTGGGTATTGAATTAAACGACGTAACAGATTTACTCAGTGACTTGCAGCCTGGCGACAGATTTGATGATGACGTGAAGTACATGTTTGACTATGAATACGATGACTATAATGCAATTGACCCAGAACAATTGTACGACGAGAACGAAGAAGATCTAGAAAGGTTGGAAGAAATCCAGCAACGTGAGAGGATTAAGGATATGAGGGGATATTACAAGAGATGTCACTGCGTCTTTGATGATGACGAGTTACTTTCTGATGAGGAGGGAACGGATACTGGGGAACACACTGATAACCACATAACGGAGACTGTTCAAAGCGCTCCTCTGAATCTCGTAACAGGTGTAAGCACTTCTGGTCCACAAAAAGTAGCCGTGCGCTCACGGGATTACGTTGAGTTCGATTTTAATGGTAAGGACTGGCGTGATATTCCGCGAGGAATGAACTTCTACTATGTAGAAGACTATGTTTTCGTCAACAAGTTACATGCAGATGTATTGCACTACCTTATGAAAGAGGCTACTAGCAAAAAACTGGAATCCAACCAATCTTCTTTCATATTGCGGAGCGTGGCCACATGTATAAAACTGGAGCAGGAGAAAACCATGGTTCATGATGCGATATTCAAATCCAAGGATAAATCACCCCTTTCCGCATCAGGGTCCGAGGGTTCAAATGGGTTAACAAGTGATTTTATCTACGAGAAATGGTGCGAAGATGCCTTGTTTGAGAAGATGATGTACTATAATAATGACTTAGTGTGGAGAATGATGGATGAAATGCTTATGTGCAGTGGTTATCGCAGGGTCCTGATTTGGTTCATAACACACCTGGAACTTTCTCATTCAGTGATCCATTACATCTTCGAGTTAGTCATGGGCATGAGAGGTAACGTTGCCTATAAGGACTTGGAAGAAGAATATATAATAAATCGAAATCTGGATCTTTTGGATTCTTTCTCGTTGGGCTCCTCCTGTATTCCTGCTTCAATACCCTTTTCCCGTCAAGGGCCTATTGTACTTTCTACTATTGAAGTGAACATGCTTCTCCAGGAGTTCTTCATTAATGCTGCGATATATTTTTCGAATTACCTTCGTGATACTGCTTCCTATGAACATTTAGATGTCGAGCAACCTGAAGAACAAACGGAAATTGAGGAGGGCGAAGCAGAAGACGAAATCGCGGATGAAAGGCTTACTGCTTCCTCACATGTACTTGGTCTGATGAAGCTTCTTTGCTTTATGGTCGATATGTTGATAGAGAAGAAAAAGTTGGACTTCACAGACTCCGAATACTTGTTTGAGTTGCAGACCTTGCTCATGAACTGGATTGGGCTCGTTCCGGAAGCTCGTACTCTATTTTTCAAACTCAAGTCAACACTCTTAAACTCTTCTGCACTGAACGGTTCAGCGCTATCACATTTGGAGGGTGAGCTGGCATCCAATGACAACGACGACAGCGAGCCGGTAGACACGGCGGAAGATGCAGGCCCGATGGATAAAAGCAACGGCCTGGATGGTCTTCCCCTTTGCGACATCGGCGCACTTACTAATGGTCAGCCGACTTCTGCTGCGAACAGCGCACCGAATGGCATGTCCGAGAGTAACATATCTTACTGTAACCAGATGTTGATAAAGCTATTGCCGCCCCATTCTGCGGACGAAAATGCAGCTGTTACTGCGCTGAGAAGTTTCATTGCTAAACATCCTCTAACGACTAAAACAGCGATATTCGGTAGGCGTGTGATCTATCAGGATAATGCGATCATGGGCCTCTATATGGCTGATAAAGAATTGCAGCAGAGGGAATTCCTCGCAGAATTCGGCATCGACTACAACGCAGTTGCAAACAATAATAGCGATGCAGAAGTTTCCTCGTGA
- the URN1 gene encoding Urn1p (Syntenic homolog of Saccharomyces cerevisiae YPR152C (URN1)), producing the protein MVWKRAKSEDGKAYYYNTETNETTWDKPDAVEPSDGEERGDERARPQLIQGYESSSSDEEEADEATEPEDAAEGSDLGGGAAQSTSDRGNDETDGKKAELWALFERAELDPYSAWVFESAKISGDAAFYAVGDDEARQELFEQWCARKIADEGNAVLEDGEEAEEVELVPTRFHYLAHIVSKSTVRPDTVYSDVRREHKELFDQLEVDILDKKEQRRFVAGLLFYYKKMDAALRGEVFRKLLHAHRAAITAAFLENDAQLRELLEYDELPQDSYSIETDLFIVEKCIGLHGALSKLQSEIKYYVLGVKDKLVVMKEVLREMLSENLAK; encoded by the coding sequence ATGGTGTGGAAGCGAGCCAAGAGCGAGGACGGGAAGGCATATTACTATAATACAGAGACGAATGAGACAACTTGGGACAAGCCAGATGCGGTCGAGCCATCCGACGGTGAAGAACGGGGCGATGAGCGGGCGCGCCCGCAGCTAATACAGGGCTACGAGTCGTCATCTTCGGATGAAGAGGAAGCGGACGAAGCAACGGAGCCAGAGGACGCTGCAGAAGGCAGCGATTTgggcggcggggcggcgcAGAGCACCTCGGATCGCGGGAACGATGAGACGGATGGAAAGAAGGCCGAGCTATGGGCGCTGTTCGAGCGCGCAGAGCTGGATCCGTACAGTGCGTGGGTGTTTGAGAGCGCGAAGATCAGTGGTGATGCCGCTTTTTATGCCGTGGGCGACGACGAAGCGCGGCAGGAGCTATTCGAGCAGTGGTGTGCGCGGAAGATCGCAGATGAGGGTAACGCAGTGCTAGAGGACGGGGAGGAGGCCGAGGAGGTCGAGCTGGTACCCACGCGGTTCCACTACCTGGCGCACATTGTGTCCAAGAGTACCGTTCGGCCCGATACCGTGTATTCGGATGTGCGGCGGGAGCACAAAGAGCTGTTCGACCAGCTCGAGGTGGACATTCTCGACAAGAAGGAGCAGCGGCGGTTTGTGGCTGGCCTACTGTTCTACTACAAGAAGATGGATGCCGCGCTACGGGGCGAGGTTTTCCGCAAGCTACTGCATGCTCACCGCGCTGCCATTACAGCGGCCTTTCTGGAGAACGatgcgcagctgcgcgagctccTAGAGTATGACGAGCTACCGCAGGACTCGTACTCGATCGAAACCGACCTCTTCATTGTAGAAAAGTGCATTGGCCTGCATGGTGCGCTTTCCAAGCTGCAGTCGGAGATTAAGTACTATGTCTTGGGCGTTAAGGACAAGCTTGTGGTAATGAAGGAAGTCCTGCGTGAGATGCTGAGCGAGAACTTGGCGAAATGA
- the PRE9 gene encoding proteasome core particle subunit alpha 3 (Syntenic homolog of Saccharomyces cerevisiae YGR135W (PRE9)), with product MGSRRYDSRTTIFSPEGRLYQVEYALESISHAGTAIGIMAKDGIVLAAERKVTSKLLEQDTSSEKLYRLNDNITVAVAGLTADAEILVNTARLHAQNYLKMYNEEIPVEVLVRRLSDIKQGYTQHGGLRPFGVSFIYAGYDARYGYQLYTSNPSGNYSGWKAISVGANTQAVQTLLQMDYKDDLTFDDAIKLALKTLSKTTDSSSLSHERLEFATIQRNADGKVVQKIYKLGEIKDLLEKTGINKQEEKED from the coding sequence ATGGGGTCGAGACGTTATGACTCCAGGACAACTATTTTCTCCCCAGAGGGGAGACTGTATCAAGTCGAATACGCGTTGGAGTCCATATCTCACGCCGGCACTGCGATTGGGATCATGGCCAAAGACGGGATTGTGCTCGCGGCCGAACGCAAAGTAACCAGCAAGCTGCTGGAACAGGACACGTCGAGCGAGAAACTTTATCGGCTAAACGACAACATCACAGTGGCGGTGGCGGGCCTGACGGCGGACGCGGAGATCTTGGTGAACACGGCACGGCTGCACGCACAGAACTACCTGAAGATGTACAACGAGGAGATCCCGGTGGAGGTGCTGGTGCGGCGGCTGTCGGACATCAAGCAGGGCTATACGCAGCACGGTGGGTTGCGGCCGTTTGGTGTGTCGTTCATCTACGCAGGCTACGACGCGCGGTACGGGTACCAGCTGTACACATCGAACCCGTCGGGCAATTACTCGGGCTGGAAGGCGATCAGCGTGGGCGCCAACACCCAGGCGGTGCagacgctgctgcagatggACTACAAGGACGACCTCACGTTCGACGATGCGATCAAGCTGGCGCTCAAGACGCTGTCCAAGACCACGGACAGCAGCTCGCTTTCTCACGAGCGTCTGGAGTTTGCCACCATCCAGCGCAACGCCGACGGCAAGGTTGTGCAGAAGATCTACAAGTTGGGAGAAATCAAGGACTTGCTGGAGAAGACGGGCATAAACAAGCAGGAGGAAAAGGAGGACTAA
- the MAY24 gene encoding May24p (Syntenic homolog of Saccharomyces cerevisiae YPR153W; 1-intron) yields the protein MSSLAASSFGNPPAGYISPSFPSLLWTADDRANGALLYYTKDIVRFTIFWTLILVGGMYGAVGLIAGYSHRRITGGVGILAIYLLLGALHAILGGTFSGLITAAIYRAALIAMSTWIPLASAVVQALYLLCAAFVAQSKLI from the exons ATGAGCTCATTGGCCGCCTCATCGTTTGGGAACCCGCCTGCGGGCTACATCTCACCGAGCTTTCCATCCCTGCTGTGGACTGCGGATGACCGTGCGAATGGCGCCCTTCTGTACTACACTAAGGACATCGTACGCTTCACTATATTCTGGACACTGATACTCGTGGGGGGCATGTACGGCGCCGTGGGTCTGATCGCCGGCTATTCGCATCGCAGGATAACAGGCGGCGTGGGGATCCTGGCTATCtacctgctgctgggcgcGCTGCACGCCATACTAGGGGGCACATTCAGCGGATTAAT AACCGCCGCTATTTACAGGGCTGCCCTGATCGCGATGAGTACTTGGATTCCGCTTGCATCCGCAGTCGTACAGGCCCTGTACCTGCTATGCGCAGCATTTGTGGCACAATCCAAGCTGATATAG